One window of the Candidatus Jettenia sp. genome contains the following:
- a CDS encoding cation-transporting P-type ATPase: MVELPIAPWTLPWQDVIQDLRVSPNQGLNTVEVKKRYKKFGSNRLQKVRKKSVWIILINQLKSLIILLLGVTTIVSFVFGEWVEGMAIGVVIVINTAIGFFTELKAVRSMEALRKLGSVTTKVIRNSQLREIPADELVPGDIVVFEGGDVVPADLRLLEASKLQADESALTGESTPVSKGVEHLEEGIPLAERINMLFKGTSVTRGSAKGVTVATGMKTELGKISSLVESAKEEITPLEKRLNKLGNKLIWVTLAVAPAIATAGIITGEDILLMIKISIALAVATIPEGLPIVATLALARGMWRMAKRNALINRLSSVETLGATSIICTDKTGTLTENKMTVTRIILDSGEIKISGEGLNTEGEFRKKGESFDPLREKTLQELLHAGVLCNNASIEPEEKDAGKKAVGDPMEVALLVAAIKAGIDRNKLLAKMPEVREEAFDSEVKMMATFHAENNQYLVAVKGAAEALLKVCSHRMTEEGKKEMRSEDRKWWLERGNHMARDGLRVLAVAEKSVTASNSNPYGQLTFLGIVGFLDPPRSDVAPALALCRDAGIKVVMVTGDQPVTARNIALAVGLIHEGETEVVHGKDLKKPEELSEEDLQHILRVSIFARVDPKQKLDLTALYQKNGFVVAMTGDGVNDAPALKKADIGIAMGQRGTQVAREAADMILKDDNFSTIVAAIEQGRVIFNNIRKFALYLLSCNISEIMVIVLYSFIDMPMPILPLQILFLNLVTDVFPALALGIGEGDPHSMKYPPRNIKEPILTWYHLLAIGIYGMVITASVFGAYELALKWEGIDKRQAVSIPFITLAFAQLWHVFNMRDSNSSFFRNEITRNPFIWGALALCTGLLMIAIYVPGLATILKIVNPGVHGLILALLMSIIPWVTGQIVKIFRTTFL, translated from the coding sequence ATGGTAGAATTGCCAATTGCACCATGGACACTTCCATGGCAAGACGTCATTCAGGATCTTCGTGTTTCCCCGAACCAGGGACTCAATACTGTGGAAGTGAAAAAAAGGTATAAGAAATTTGGTTCAAACCGCCTTCAGAAAGTGAGAAAGAAGAGTGTCTGGATAATTCTTATTAATCAGCTAAAAAGCCTTATTATTTTACTTCTTGGAGTTACCACTATCGTATCATTCGTATTTGGAGAATGGGTTGAAGGCATGGCGATAGGAGTTGTTATTGTTATTAATACCGCTATTGGCTTTTTTACGGAGCTGAAAGCGGTTCGCTCAATGGAGGCCTTGCGTAAGCTGGGGAGTGTAACGACTAAGGTTATTCGCAATAGCCAACTCAGAGAGATACCTGCCGATGAACTTGTTCCTGGAGATATAGTAGTGTTCGAGGGTGGTGATGTCGTTCCTGCGGATCTTCGTCTCTTAGAGGCATCAAAGCTCCAGGCTGATGAGTCTGCCCTGACGGGAGAATCTACTCCTGTTAGCAAGGGGGTAGAGCATCTTGAAGAAGGCATACCACTAGCTGAACGGATAAATATGCTGTTTAAAGGAACATCGGTTACCCGCGGGTCGGCCAAAGGTGTTACTGTGGCTACCGGGATGAAGACAGAACTGGGTAAAATCTCTTCTCTTGTTGAAAGCGCCAAAGAGGAAATAACTCCATTGGAGAAGCGGCTTAATAAACTGGGCAATAAGCTCATCTGGGTAACTTTAGCCGTTGCACCGGCAATAGCAACAGCCGGCATTATTACGGGTGAGGATATACTTCTTATGATTAAGATATCGATCGCCCTTGCTGTGGCAACCATACCAGAAGGGTTGCCAATTGTAGCTACTCTTGCGCTGGCGAGGGGAATGTGGCGCATGGCAAAACGGAATGCCTTAATCAACCGGCTCTCCTCGGTTGAAACCCTTGGCGCAACAAGCATTATTTGTACCGATAAGACAGGTACGCTGACTGAAAACAAGATGACAGTTACCCGAATTATCCTTGATTCAGGCGAAATAAAGATCAGCGGGGAAGGACTTAATACAGAAGGTGAATTCAGGAAAAAAGGAGAATCTTTTGATCCTTTACGTGAAAAAACCCTGCAGGAGCTGTTACATGCAGGTGTACTCTGTAATAATGCATCTATAGAACCAGAAGAAAAGGATGCCGGGAAAAAGGCTGTTGGTGATCCTATGGAAGTTGCGCTCCTGGTTGCTGCTATAAAAGCGGGAATTGACCGTAATAAACTTCTTGCAAAGATGCCTGAAGTGCGTGAAGAAGCCTTCGATTCCGAAGTAAAAATGATGGCAACTTTTCATGCGGAGAATAACCAATATCTTGTTGCTGTAAAAGGCGCTGCAGAAGCACTCCTGAAGGTTTGTTCTCATCGTATGACTGAAGAAGGTAAAAAGGAGATGAGAAGTGAGGATCGTAAATGGTGGCTGGAAAGGGGCAACCATATGGCCAGAGATGGCCTCCGTGTTCTTGCCGTTGCTGAAAAATCAGTTACTGCAAGCAACTCCAATCCGTATGGACAATTGACATTTCTTGGCATAGTCGGATTTCTTGATCCACCACGCAGTGATGTTGCCCCTGCACTCGCCTTATGCCGGGATGCCGGTATAAAGGTAGTCATGGTTACGGGAGACCAGCCCGTTACTGCACGGAATATTGCATTAGCTGTTGGACTGATTCATGAGGGTGAAACAGAAGTGGTCCACGGTAAAGATTTAAAAAAGCCTGAAGAATTATCAGAAGAAGACCTTCAGCATATCTTGCGGGTGTCTATCTTTGCAAGGGTCGATCCAAAACAGAAGCTTGATTTAACTGCTCTATATCAAAAGAATGGGTTTGTTGTTGCAATGACAGGTGATGGAGTAAACGATGCGCCTGCATTGAAAAAAGCCGATATTGGAATTGCTATGGGACAACGCGGTACTCAAGTTGCGCGTGAAGCGGCTGATATGATTCTTAAGGATGATAATTTCTCCACAATTGTTGCTGCTATTGAACAAGGCCGTGTTATTTTTAATAATATCCGAAAGTTTGCTCTCTATCTTCTCTCATGTAATATCAGTGAAATTATGGTAATTGTTCTCTATTCGTTCATTGATATGCCAATGCCAATTCTTCCGCTCCAGATCCTGTTCCTTAATCTTGTTACGGATGTATTTCCAGCGCTTGCTCTTGGCATAGGCGAAGGAGACCCTCATAGCATGAAGTACCCGCCGCGCAATATTAAGGAACCCATTTTAACCTGGTATCATTTGCTTGCTATTGGTATATACGGTATGGTAATAACTGCATCAGTCTTTGGGGCTTATGAACTGGCATTGAAATGGGAAGGGATTGATAAGAGACAGGCTGTATCTATTCCGTTTATTACCCTTGCATTTGCCCAACTCTGGCATGTTTTTAATATGCGTGATAGCAACTCATCCTTTTTCCGGAATGAAATAACCCGTAACCCTTTCATCTGGGGGGCGCTTGCACTCTGTACAGGACTTCTTATGATTGCCATCTATGTGCCTGGCCTTGCCACTATATTAAAGATTGTGAATCCAGGAGTTCATGGTTTAATCCTGGCACTGTTGATGAGTATAATACCGTGGGTAACAGGGCAGATAGTAAAAATATTCAGGACTACATTTTTATAA
- a CDS encoding AAA family ATPase: MKVIGAVGLNGSGKDELVNYLSRRYGIPVLSAGDVVRDIAQEEGIAPTRDNLHDISRRYHAQWGNDIFMRKLIEKIEECQWKVVGITGIRTSTDAATLRNHFGQNFILVHVEVSQPSIRYERTRKRGEARDPQTFEEFLIQDKTEEEIFKISETIHSADVTINNDGTRKDFYRKIEEFLVQRKICDEVQTL; this comes from the coding sequence ATGAAGGTTATTGGCGCTGTTGGGCTTAACGGCTCCGGAAAGGATGAACTTGTCAATTATCTTTCCCGGAGATATGGCATTCCCGTGCTGTCAGCAGGAGATGTTGTCAGAGATATTGCGCAGGAAGAAGGTATCGCTCCAACGAGGGATAATCTGCATGATATATCCAGGCGATACCATGCCCAATGGGGAAATGATATCTTTATGAGAAAATTGATCGAAAAGATTGAGGAGTGTCAATGGAAAGTTGTTGGGATTACCGGGATCAGAACATCGACAGATGCAGCAACCCTCCGGAACCATTTTGGCCAAAATTTCATTCTTGTCCATGTTGAAGTATCTCAACCATCTATACGCTATGAGCGCACGAGGAAACGTGGTGAAGCAAGAGATCCTCAAACCTTTGAAGAGTTTTTAATACAGGATAAGACAGAAGAAGAGATCTTCAAGATAAGCGAGACGATTCATTCCGCGGATGTAACGATTAATAACGATGGTACTCGCAAGGACTTTTATAGAAAAATAGAAGAGTTTTTAGTGCAACGGAAGATATGTGATGAGGTGCAGACACTATAA